Proteins found in one Triticum aestivum cultivar Chinese Spring chromosome 4D, IWGSC CS RefSeq v2.1, whole genome shotgun sequence genomic segment:
- the LOC123100796 gene encoding non-specific lipid-transfer protein 2G-like — MAAPGGALAACEVGQLTVCMPAITTGAKPSGACCANLRAQQACFCQYAKDPSLGAYIRSPHARETLVSCGLAVPHC, encoded by the coding sequence ATGGCGGCGCCGGGCGGGGCGCTCGCAGCGTGCGAGGTGGGGCAGCTGACGGTGTGCATGCCGGCGATCACCACCGGCGCCAAGCCGAGCGGCGCGTGCTGCGCCAACCTGCGCGCGCAGCAGGCGTGCTTCTGCCAGTACGCCAAGGACCCCTCCCTCGGCGCCTACATCAGGAGCCCCCACGCGCGCGAGACCCTCGTCTCCTGCGGCCTCGCCGTCCCCCACTGCTAG